Genomic segment of Arachis hypogaea cultivar Tifrunner chromosome 11, arahy.Tifrunner.gnm2.J5K5, whole genome shotgun sequence:
CAGCTTCGACTAATTTGCCAAATTATTCATAAACCACTTCGCGGCGTCCAAAATCTATGTGCGAGATTTAGACTATCTCAGACAATCAAGCAAGGACAACATGAGAGTTTGAAGGACTACTGACGCGCTTCACAATAGCAGCCATGGAAATCCTAGACCTCAATCCAGAGGTACAGCTACACGCAACAAAGAGTGGCCTCCGACCTGAAAAATTTCAGGAAGCAATAGCAGTCGCAAAGCCAAAGACATTGGAAGAATTTAGGGACAAAGCGACTGGGCAAatcgaaattgaagaattatGTGAAGTTTGGAGAAACGAAAGACCATTATCTTGGAAGGAAGAGGAAAAGCCTCCCAAATTTCAAAGCAAGGATCTCCTAAAGCCCAAGCACTGGTCGACTTCATCTCGGACTTTACAAATACAGAAGAAACGGTCAAGACATGGCAACTATATGTAGATGGTGCATCGAATGAAAGCGGATGTGGAGCAGCGATCCTACTAAAAGACGACACTGGCGTACAAGCCGAACAGTCAATCAAATTCCTTTTTCAAGGCACCAATAACCAAGCCAAATATGAGGTACTTCTAGCAAGCCTCAGGTTAGCagagaaaataaaagtaaaaaatatatacgTATACTGTGATTCTCTCCTCGTAGTACAACAGGTAACTGGCTATTTTCAGGTACGAGATCCactcttagaaaaatatttaacttcgGCAAAAAACATGATacagaattttcaaaattttgaaatatcaCATGTACCCAGATAACAAAACTGTAGGGTCGATATTTTATCCAAATTAGCTACATATAAGGTAACTGATTCATCAGACAATTATATCATCTCAGACTAATAGAACCAAGTCTAGATGTCAAATCTATTCTAAGTGTGTCACAGGAAGAATATTGGCGAAGCCCATTTATTCGCTATTTGAGAACTGAAGAAATACCAGAAACAGAAAATCTGAGGTCATTTAGACACTAAGCGAGCCATTACACCATAACAAGGTATCTCCAAACCATTACTAAAATGCCTCAGCCAAGCAGATGCAGAAAATGCCATTGCCGAAGTCCACGATGGCATCTGTGGACACCACACTGGAGGTAAAAGTTTAGCCATAAAAATCCTATGGGCAGGATACTACTAGCAGACGTTACGAGAAGACTGCAGAAATAAGGTACAAAGGTGTGATGCATGCCAGAAATGCACACCACTCATTCATAGCCCACCCGAACTTACACACTTCAGATGTCAGTTGGCCTTTTCACAAATGGGGAATGGACATACTCGGACTGTTCCCGGTATCGCCAGGATAGGTAAAATTCATATTAGTAGCTATTCATTACTTTACAAAATGGATAGAAGTACAGCCACTTGCGAAAATAACGTCGGACAAGGTACAAAACTTTATTTGGAAATCCATTATATGTAGATTGGTTTACCTAGAGCAATTATTTACGATAATGGCAAGCAATTCACAGATAAGAAAATTGCTTCATTTTTAACCGATCTGCATATCAAATATCATTTTTCCTTCGTCAAGCACCCGCAAAGTAACGGACTCGCAGAGGCAGCTAACAAAGTTATTTTGCAGGCCTTAAAGAAAAAACTAACAGATGCTAAAGGACGCTGGGCCGAACTCATACCAGAAATATTGTGGAGTTATAACACAACACCACAATCCACAACAAAAGAAAGCCCATTCCAATTAGTATACGGCACAGACTGCATAATTCCCATAGAAGTCAGTTAGGGgttggtgcagaatttataacccacaaaatAACCGGTAAGTgtaccaggtcgtaccaagtaatacctcaggtgagtgagggtcgatcccacggggattgatggactaagcaacaatgattgcgtgaattacttagttaggcaaacagaaaagagtgtttgggtttcaattgcattaaacagtaaattcagagaattaataaagcaagcagtaaattggtGTGAAGAATATATGagtaaaacagttaaggttttagagatgtttattttctggattaacttttcttaccaactattttaatcatgcaagattcaattcatggcaaactatatgttactaaaccctaatttcttagacctttttaatctcctctaaccttcatcaaccgccaattccttggtcacttgattccgattagagggttaagttcaaaactagtttatgtgccacaaaaaccctaattatccaaatataaaaggatcatatgtcacgtatcccgttaagtctagataattagtgatttaggagaatttgttttcaagctgttgttcaggtaaattgctttttcaaggtttacaagaactcaatttgaataaaggtcatacttccgtttcaCCCAGATTTATAAgacaaagaacgaaaacaaattcttgaaattaaaatcaatacatgaattaaaatagaaaagtaatagtatcaattcatacaatagacagagctcctaaccttaacagtagatgcttagttgctcatggctcaaagagaaaactaggattctgaaaaactaTAAAATGCGGAATCAGGTAAGAGAGACGAAAAGAGTCTGAAGggctgaatcttttcccttttatatctaatcctaattaatgtaaaatatattttctaaactaAATaacatcttttcctattttaaaataaaataaagtttaataagaaattaataaaatcttCGCGCTAGCTCCTTGGACGAATGGGGACCACCAAATTCACTaagggtggcgccaaacttgagttgAGCCAAGTTTGGCGCCATCATACCGTGTAGAATCTTGCAATTACGGTGCTTATGAAGTTAAATTTGGAAAATTCCATGTTTGACTTCACTTCAACGCCACACACTCTTTCTGATTCTTTAGCATTGGtgccaaactccaaatttctcaagtttggcttcaatTCCACGTCATGCATTCCTGGAGGTAGGTGAGTGTGGGgccaaacttggagaatcccaagtttggcgccaccaaggCAGTGATTCCAGaaaaaaatatagactattatatatcgttggaaagctctagaagttagctttccaatgccgttagaactgtgtcaattggacttctgtagctcaagttatgttcaTTGGAGTGCAATGAGGTCAGGATTAACAAcatcatccactttcttccttttcttctacacGAACGCTGTCAAATCTGTCCAAATATTACCTGAAATTAAtcaaattgcacacaactcaaagtagcatcatAGTGGCTCAAAAAtacttaaatcttgattaaacttagtaaattcgaatgcaaattcactaggaaaagataggaaagatgctcacgcatcaggggTAAACTCGAACCGAATACTTTGACAAAAGCACCAACATGGAAGCCAGATCAGCCGAGCTTGATACAATAAGCGAAGATCGATGCCTAACCGAGCTCAAACAAAGATCCATGCAATTAGCTATGCAAAGGCAGTATAACAAGAAAGTACGATCGAGAACTCTAAAACAAGGAGGCTTGGTGTTAAGGCAAATAGAAGAAGTTCGGAAACCACCAGGGCAAGGAAAATTAGCTGCGAATCGGGAGGGCCCCTTCCGATTATCCAAAGTCATTGGAAAAGGAGCTTATTGTCTCGAAATGCTAGATGGAACAGCCCTCCCCAACACTTGGAACATTTCGTCTCTGAAGATCTATTATAGCTAACTTCTCTTTGTAAACAAAGTGGGGGTGGAcaggtactctttttcctgatCACGAGGTTTTTTCCCTAAGGAGGGTTTTACTCGgacaggttttaacgaggccgaccACCCCACACCTTTCAAAAACTGAGAGGTCTTTGTCACATATAAATAAATctaatcctctttctctctctgatTATTATAACAAACTATACTTTGTCAGTCATTAATATCGAACCAACAAAACAAAAGTTGGAAACAACATTCATATGTATGCAACACACATCCAAAATATTCATAAAGTCAAAACCGACATCATACGTCGGACAAAGTATTCCAAAGTAAAACCGATTCAAATATCGGTACCCAAACTACAATACCAAACAAAGATAGTCATATGTTTCAAATTACAAATATCAACAATTTTTTCAAGAAGGGGGAGGAACATTCTCAGCATGGCCCTCGCCCATCTCATCTTCCACAAGCTGTCTATCAATCACGGTCTTCGTCACATCAAGTCTTCCGACATCAAACTCGGGAGAAAACAGAAGGACCTGACTAACAGCACGGTCAAACCCTACAGCAAACATTTCAAGCCCCTCTTCCTCCAGTTCATGAATTCGAGATGTCATATCACCCTTGGTCTTGTCATTTTCCTTAATCTCGGCTTGGAAGAGACAAATCTGATCCTGAAGCTTTACAATTTCCTCCTCCCCACTTTTCATCTTTGTAGTTACGTTAATAATGACGTCGTCCCTCTCCTTCACAGATCACTCTAAGCTAACCACTTTGTCCACGACAACCTGCTGCTCCGCTCCCAACAACTTGGTCGCACAACCAACACATAACAAGCGCGAAGCCACAATCTACATAACAGCTAATCAATGACGAGTACATATCAAACACAAATTTATAAAGCAAAAAATTCACTAACCTGGATGAATTTTTCCATTCCTTCTACACCAGTTCGCCAAGTCAGCCGCATATCCCCAGAATAATGGGAAACTCGGTCAGCAAGCTCACCAATAGGAAATTGGTAGCTCCAAAGGGACTGGGGATTCACTCCCTCAATAAACCTGTGAAGTCTTTTCTGCCTCTCGAATACCAATTTATCACCAACTACGACATCCATACCTTCTTTGGATATGACTTCCAAAGACTTATCCGACTCATCTCTCTTCCTCTTTAAAGATACAGAACGTTGAGCAGCAGAATGAGCAGCGTCTCCACCAGTTTCCTTCACCATTCCAGAACCACTACCAACTTTTTCCTTTTTCCGACTCAAAAAGGATTGGAGCCGAGAAGTGTTCAGGTGAGACA
This window contains:
- the LOC140176436 gene encoding uncharacterized protein, whose protein sequence is MVKETGGDAAHSAAQRSVSLKRKRDESDKSLEVISKEGMDVVVGDKLVFERQKRLHRFIEGVNPQSLWSYQFPIGELADRVSHYSGDMRLTWRTGVEGMEKFIQIVASRLLCVGCATKLLGAEQQVVVDKVVSLE